Proteins encoded by one window of Rubrobacter indicoceani:
- the rpsJ gene encoding 30S ribosomal protein S10, which produces MAVSKIRIKLKAYDHEVIDKTAKSIVETAERTGAFVFGPVPLPTKKSRYTVIRGPFKDKDSREHFQLHTHKRLIDIQQPTPRTVDSLQRLDLPAGVNIEIKAN; this is translated from the coding sequence ATGGCCGTATCGAAGATCCGCATAAAGCTCAAAGCCTATGACCACGAGGTCATAGACAAGACGGCGAAGAGCATCGTGGAGACGGCGGAGCGGACCGGGGCTTTTGTCTTCGGCCCCGTTCCGCTACCGACAAAGAAGAGCCGCTACACCGTGATCCGAGGTCCCTTCAAGGACAAGGATTCGCGCGAGCACTTCCAGCTCCACACGCACAAGCGCCTCATTGATATCCAGCAGCCCACGCCGAGGACGGTTGATTCGCTACAGCGGCTCGACCTCCCCGCCGGGGTGAACATCGAGATAAAGGCGAACTAG
- the rplC gene encoding 50S ribosomal protein L3 → MATAVFGKKKHMTQAFQDDGTVVGVTILEVEPNYVTAVRTGEADGYEAVQVAFGQVKSSRVRKPMAGVFAKLDTPARRHVKELRNVSAEQGSSLAADVFEVGDRVHVSATGKGKGFQGTVKRHNFGRGPVSHGSHNVRAPGSVGASADPARIFKGQKMPGQMGNRAVTVQNLEVVNVDMEKNELWVRGGVPGGKGTVVRIRKAGE, encoded by the coding sequence ATGGCAACGGCAGTTTTCGGAAAAAAGAAGCACATGACCCAGGCCTTTCAGGATGACGGCACCGTGGTCGGTGTGACCATCTTGGAGGTCGAGCCGAACTACGTGACCGCCGTCCGCACCGGCGAAGCTGACGGCTACGAGGCCGTTCAGGTCGCTTTCGGGCAGGTGAAGTCCAGCCGCGTCAGGAAGCCGATGGCCGGTGTCTTCGCCAAGCTCGACACTCCGGCGCGGCGGCACGTCAAGGAACTCCGGAACGTCAGCGCGGAGCAGGGTTCGTCCCTTGCGGCGGACGTGTTCGAGGTCGGCGACAGGGTTCACGTAAGTGCGACGGGCAAGGGCAAGGGCTTTCAGGGGACGGTGAAGCGGCACAACTTCGGTCGCGGGCCGGTCTCTCACGGTTCGCACAACGTCCGCGCACCGGGTTCAGTCGGCGCTTCGGCCGATCCGGCGAGGATTTTCAAGGGTCAGAAGATGCCCGGACAGATGGGTAACAGGGCCGTCACCGTGCAGAACCTTGAAGTCGTCAACGTGGACATGGAGAAAAACGAACTCTGGGTCCGGGGCGGCGTACCGGGCGGCAAGGGTA
- the tuf gene encoding elongation factor Tu, producing MSRGVYERNKPHLNVGTIGHVDHGKTTLTAAITKVLAKTYPNDPANREIAFDQIDNAPEERQRGITIATSHQEYATENRHYAHVDCPGHADYVKNMITGAAQMDGAILVVSAADGPMPQTREHILLARQVGVPYIVVYLNKADMVDDEELLELVEMEVRELLTEYEFPGDDIPVITGSALKALDGDESEIGEASIVALMEAVDEYVPEPERETDKDFLLAVEDVFTIQGRGTVATGRIETGKLKVGDEVEMVGIRNTTKTTVTGVEMFNKSMDSAQAGDNIGALLRGTKRDDIERGQVLAKPGSITPHTKFKAEVYVLSKEEGGRHTPFFSNYRPQFYFRTTDVTGEIRLEEGVEMVMPGDNTIMNVELINPIAMDGGLNFAIREGGRTVGAGVVTEIVE from the coding sequence ATGAGTCGCGGAGTATACGAGAGGAACAAGCCACACCTGAACGTGGGGACGATCGGGCACGTGGACCACGGCAAGACGACGCTTACGGCAGCCATAACGAAGGTTCTTGCAAAGACCTACCCGAACGACCCGGCAAACCGGGAGATTGCCTTCGATCAGATAGACAACGCCCCCGAGGAGCGTCAGAGGGGCATCACGATTGCAACGTCTCACCAGGAGTACGCAACGGAGAACCGCCACTACGCACACGTTGACTGCCCGGGTCACGCCGACTACGTGAAGAACATGATCACCGGAGCGGCGCAGATGGACGGGGCGATCCTCGTTGTAAGCGCGGCGGACGGCCCGATGCCGCAGACCCGCGAGCACATCCTGCTTGCGCGTCAGGTAGGGGTGCCCTACATCGTGGTCTACCTCAACAAGGCGGACATGGTGGATGACGAGGAGCTTCTTGAGCTTGTAGAGATGGAAGTGCGCGAGCTGCTCACCGAGTACGAGTTCCCCGGCGACGACATCCCGGTAATAACCGGCTCTGCTCTAAAGGCGCTAGACGGCGACGAGTCGGAGATCGGCGAGGCGTCGATAGTGGCGCTTATGGAAGCGGTAGACGAGTATGTACCGGAGCCCGAGCGGGAGACCGACAAGGACTTCCTGCTTGCAGTAGAGGACGTCTTCACGATCCAGGGCCGTGGCACGGTTGCAACGGGTCGGATAGAGACCGGGAAGCTCAAGGTCGGCGACGAAGTAGAGATGGTCGGCATCAGGAACACCACGAAGACCACGGTCACGGGTGTAGAGATGTTCAACAAGTCGATGGACTCTGCTCAGGCCGGGGACAACATAGGGGCACTGCTAAGAGGGACAAAGCGCGACGACATAGAGCGCGGGCAGGTTTTGGCAAAGCCGGGGAGCATAACGCCGCACACGAAGTTCAAGGCCGAGGTGTACGTGCTCAGTAAAGAAGAGGGTGGCAGGCACACGCCGTTCTTTTCCAACTACCGGCCGCAGTTCTACTTCAGGACAACGGACGTGACGGGGGAGATCCGCCTGGAAGAAGGCGTGGAGATGGTCATGCCGGGTGACAACACGATCATGAACGTGGAGCTCATAAACCCGATAGCGATGGATGGTGGGCTTAACTTCGCCATACGCGAGGGTGGGCGGACCGTTGGTGCTGGCGTCGTTACCGAGATCGTGGAATAA
- the fusA gene encoding elongation factor G, producing the protein MAKKTPLRRVRNIGIMAHIDAGKTTTTERILLYTGLTHKLGEVHDGNAVMDWMAQERERGITITSAATTVFWGGADTKSKNGKGAVKEGVHSRINEQHRINIIDTPGHVDFTVEVERSLRVLDGAIALFDSVAGVEPQSETVWRQADKYGVPRIAFVNKMDRIGANFYNAVDTMVDRLGANAVPVQLPIGAESEFQGIVDLVEMKAINYLDDLGAEWEETEIPEDMQDQAEAYREQLLEAIADYDEDIMMAVLEGESIEVEQVRAAIRKATLDNKMTPVFVGSAFKNKGVQPLIDGAIDYLPSPLDVPPIKGVNKDGEEIERPADEDAPLSMLAFKVQTDPHVGKLTYARIYSGTLKAGSYVMNTTKDNRERVGRILQMHSNTREARDEVYAGELVALIGLQNTGTGDTLVSEEDTERPVLEQMTFDEPVIHQAIEPKTKADQEKLSAALQKLAEEDPTFTVHGDEETGQTLIGGMGELHLEIILDRLLREFRVDANIGKPQVAYRETIRKRVENVEGRFVRQTGGRGQFGHAVINVEHQEDPEAENYTFENKIVGGVIPREYIPSVDKGIQGSLDSGVVAGFPVVDIKVELVDGSFHEVDSNEMAFQIAGSMAIREALKRANPVLLEPIMAVEVVMPEEFMGDVMGDLSSRRGQIQGMDSRGSGQVIRAMVPLSEMFGYATTVRSKTQGRATFSMQFDHYNEVPKSIAEEISEKR; encoded by the coding sequence GTGGCTAAAAAGACCCCGCTGCGGCGGGTCAGAAACATCGGGATCATGGCGCATATCGACGCCGGGAAAACAACGACGACGGAGCGCATCCTGCTCTACACGGGCCTGACCCACAAGCTGGGCGAGGTCCACGACGGCAACGCCGTAATGGACTGGATGGCTCAGGAGCGCGAGCGCGGCATCACCATAACGTCCGCTGCGACAACGGTCTTCTGGGGCGGTGCGGATACCAAATCCAAGAACGGCAAGGGCGCGGTCAAAGAAGGCGTCCACAGCCGCATCAACGAGCAGCACCGCATAAACATCATAGACACGCCCGGACACGTGGACTTCACGGTAGAGGTCGAGCGATCGCTGCGGGTTCTGGACGGTGCGATCGCGCTGTTCGACTCGGTGGCGGGTGTAGAGCCGCAGTCCGAGACGGTGTGGCGTCAGGCCGACAAGTACGGGGTTCCGAGGATCGCGTTCGTCAACAAGATGGACAGGATCGGGGCTAACTTCTACAACGCGGTGGATACGATGGTCGACAGGCTCGGGGCGAACGCCGTTCCGGTGCAGTTGCCCATCGGGGCGGAGTCCGAGTTCCAGGGCATCGTCGACCTTGTAGAGATGAAGGCGATCAACTACCTCGACGACCTCGGCGCGGAGTGGGAAGAGACGGAGATCCCCGAGGACATGCAGGATCAGGCCGAGGCGTATCGGGAGCAGCTTCTCGAGGCCATCGCCGACTACGACGAGGACATCATGATGGCCGTTCTCGAGGGCGAATCTATCGAGGTGGAGCAGGTCCGGGCCGCTATTCGCAAAGCGACGCTCGACAACAAGATGACCCCGGTCTTCGTGGGTTCGGCGTTCAAGAACAAAGGCGTTCAGCCGCTTATAGACGGCGCGATAGATTATTTGCCGAGCCCGCTCGACGTGCCGCCGATCAAGGGCGTCAACAAGGACGGTGAGGAGATAGAACGGCCCGCCGACGAGGACGCTCCGCTTTCGATGCTGGCGTTCAAGGTTCAGACGGACCCGCACGTCGGGAAGCTGACCTACGCCCGGATCTACTCGGGGACGCTCAAGGCCGGTTCCTACGTGATGAACACCACGAAGGACAACCGCGAGCGCGTCGGCCGCATCCTCCAGATGCACTCCAACACCCGCGAGGCGCGGGACGAAGTCTATGCCGGGGAGCTTGTTGCGCTGATCGGCCTGCAGAACACCGGTACGGGCGACACGCTCGTCAGCGAGGAAGACACCGAGCGTCCGGTGCTGGAGCAGATGACGTTTGATGAGCCGGTGATCCACCAGGCCATCGAGCCGAAGACAAAGGCGGACCAGGAGAAGCTCTCCGCCGCGCTTCAGAAGCTCGCCGAAGAAGACCCGACGTTCACCGTTCACGGGGACGAGGAGACCGGGCAGACGCTTATCGGCGGGATGGGTGAGCTTCATCTGGAGATCATCCTCGACCGGCTTCTGCGCGAGTTTCGGGTTGACGCGAACATTGGCAAGCCGCAGGTCGCGTACCGCGAGACGATCCGCAAGCGCGTCGAGAACGTCGAGGGGCGCTTCGTGCGGCAGACGGGTGGTCGTGGTCAGTTCGGACACGCCGTTATCAACGTCGAGCACCAGGAAGACCCGGAGGCCGAGAACTACACCTTCGAGAACAAGATCGTCGGTGGCGTCATCCCGAGGGAGTACATCCCGAGCGTTGACAAGGGGATTCAGGGCTCGCTCGATTCGGGCGTTGTCGCCGGGTTCCCGGTCGTGGACATCAAGGTCGAGCTGGTGGACGGTTCGTTTCACGAGGTCGACTCCAACGAGATGGCGTTTCAGATCGCCGGCAGCATGGCGATTCGGGAGGCCCTCAAGCGGGCGAACCCGGTGCTTCTGGAGCCGATTATGGCCGTCGAGGTCGTGATGCCGGAAGAGTTCATGGGCGACGTGATGGGCGACCTGAGCTCGCGGCGCGGACAGATCCAGGGAATGGACAGCCGGGGCAGCGGACAGGTTATCCGGGCGATGGTCCCGCTCTCCGAGATGTTTGGTTACGCGACTACGGTGCGCTCCAAGACGCAGGGTCGGGCGACGTTCTCGATGCAGTTCGACCACTACAACGAGGTCCCGAAGAGCATCGCCGAGGAGATCTCCGAGAAGCGGTAG